A stretch of Salvelinus namaycush isolate Seneca chromosome 42, SaNama_1.0, whole genome shotgun sequence DNA encodes these proteins:
- the LOC120035065 gene encoding calcium-binding protein 2-like isoform X1 — MSQKGTKKGGAPSPRASTSSNTPSAQGTPGRSGLRQPKSGENSNSSKSGRSHSQGSVAAVYLSYLNTLFGQDRELMPEELDELQVAFKEFDYDGDGFLHYKDVADCMRTMGYMPTEMELIEIIQQIKMKWGGHVDFDDFCTELMGPRMLAETAHMMGMREVRSAFKQFDSNGDGRITLEELKDSMKALLGEKLKKGELEEILQDIDLNKDGGIDFDEFVMMLSSR, encoded by the exons atGTCTCAGAAAGGGACAAAAAAGGGAGGCGCGCCCTCACCCAGAGCGAG CACGTCGTCAAACACCCCCTCGGCACAGGGGACCCCTGGGCGCTCCGGGCTCCGCCAGCCCAAGTCAGGAGAAAATAGCAACAGCTCCAAGAGTGGCAGGAGCCACAGCCAGGGCTCTGTAGCAGCCGTCTACCTGTCCTACCTCAACACTCTCTTTGGACAG GATAGGGAGCTGATGCCTGAGGAGTTGGATG agctGCAGGTGGCCTTTAAGGAGTTTGACTACGATGGGGACGGCTTCCTGCATTACAAGGACGTGGCCGACTGTATGAGGACCATGGGATACATGCCCACTGAGATGGAGCTCATAGAGATTATACAGCAGATCAAGATGAAAT GGGGCGGTCACGTGGACTTTGATGATTTCTGTACTGAGCTGATGGGCCCTAGGATGCTGGCTGAGACGGCTCACATGATGGGGATGAGGGAGGTACGCAGTGCTTTCAAGCAG TTTGACAGCAACGGGGACGGGCGCATCACCTTGGAGGAGCTGAAGGACAGCATGAAGGCCCTGCTGGGCGAGAAGCTGAAGAAGGGCGAGCTGGAGGAGATCCTCCAGGACATCGACCTCAACAAGGACGGCGGAATAGACTTTGATG AGTTTGTCATGATGCTGTCCTCGCGGTAG
- the LOC120035065 gene encoding calcium-binding protein 2-like isoform X2: MSQKGTKKGGAPSPRASTSSNTPSAQGTPGRSGLRQPKSGENSNSSKSGRSHSQGSVAAVYLSYLNTLFGQDRELMPEELDELQVAFKEFDYDGDGFLHYKDVADCMRTMGYMPTEMELIEIIQQIKMKWGGHVDFDDFCTELMGPRMLAETAHMMGMREFDSNGDGRITLEELKDSMKALLGEKLKKGELEEILQDIDLNKDGGIDFDEFVMMLSSR; this comes from the exons atGTCTCAGAAAGGGACAAAAAAGGGAGGCGCGCCCTCACCCAGAGCGAG CACGTCGTCAAACACCCCCTCGGCACAGGGGACCCCTGGGCGCTCCGGGCTCCGCCAGCCCAAGTCAGGAGAAAATAGCAACAGCTCCAAGAGTGGCAGGAGCCACAGCCAGGGCTCTGTAGCAGCCGTCTACCTGTCCTACCTCAACACTCTCTTTGGACAG GATAGGGAGCTGATGCCTGAGGAGTTGGATG agctGCAGGTGGCCTTTAAGGAGTTTGACTACGATGGGGACGGCTTCCTGCATTACAAGGACGTGGCCGACTGTATGAGGACCATGGGATACATGCCCACTGAGATGGAGCTCATAGAGATTATACAGCAGATCAAGATGAAAT GGGGCGGTCACGTGGACTTTGATGATTTCTGTACTGAGCTGATGGGCCCTAGGATGCTGGCTGAGACGGCTCACATGATGGGGATGAGGGAG TTTGACAGCAACGGGGACGGGCGCATCACCTTGGAGGAGCTGAAGGACAGCATGAAGGCCCTGCTGGGCGAGAAGCTGAAGAAGGGCGAGCTGGAGGAGATCCTCCAGGACATCGACCTCAACAAGGACGGCGGAATAGACTTTGATG AGTTTGTCATGATGCTGTCCTCGCGGTAG